A genome region from Cervus canadensis isolate Bull #8, Minnesota chromosome 10, ASM1932006v1, whole genome shotgun sequence includes the following:
- the SAMD10 gene encoding sterile alpha motif domain-containing protein 10 isoform X4 has protein sequence MNKGMATAHFNFCRTLLDHTVSAENIPCPLPRTPGTSLTWHDSRSQRAAGGRPVKLLQQPGTEAPQGRLYSDHYGLYHTSPSLGGLTRPVVLWSQQDVCKWLKKHCPHNYLIYVEAFSQHAITGAWGVGAGVWQGRGAPPPSPLSRFPLLLGHHLSQFLCFCCHLALLCSVSIHPYPPFTSLPLLPCL, from the exons CCACTGCCCATTTCAACTTCTGCCGGACCCTCCTGGATCACACGGTGTCGGCCGAGAAcatcccctgccccctgcctcggACACCGGGTACCAGCCTCACGTGGCATGACTCCCGAAGCCAGAGGGCAGCTGGCGGCCGGCCGGTCAAGCTCCTGCAGCAGCCTGGCACCGAGGCCCCCCAG gGCCGGCTGTACTCTGACCACTATGGCCTATACCACACGAGTCCGTCGCTGGGTGGCCTGACGAGGCCCGTGGTCCTGTGGAGTCAGCAGGACGTCTGCAAGTGGCTCAAGAAACACTGTCCCCACAACTACCTCATCTATGTGGAGGCCTTCTCTCAGCACGCCATCACTGGTGCCTGGGGGGTGGGAGCTGGGGTGTGGCAGGGGCGTGGggctcctcccccatcccctctTTCTCGGTTTCCTCTTCTTCTGGGTCATCATCTCTCCCAGTTCCTCTGTTTCTGCTGTCACCTGGCTTTGCTCTGCTCAGTCTCCATTCATCCTTACCCGCCCTtcacctctctccctctcttgccttgtctctga